The following proteins are encoded in a genomic region of Saccharopolyspora antimicrobica:
- a CDS encoding SDR family NAD(P)-dependent oxidoreductase produces MTDFQGETLLLSGAGGSIARAVAQQFFTAGANLVLGDLDGAALDEFAQELDPTGARTATFVLDAASSASNDEFVQLAVERFGGIDHLVPAAGIYPEQAVAEMTDEQWHRVVSINLDGVFFLVRATLPHLNRGGSIVPIASVAGHRGSARHAHYAATKGALLSFSRSLAWELGDHARINVVSPGIIRTPMTDDLVAVKGADLLSATPMGRLGDPGEVASVVSFLCSSAAAFVQGEVIHVNGGLHMA; encoded by the coding sequence ATGACTGACTTCCAAGGGGAAACGCTGCTGCTGTCCGGGGCGGGCGGTTCGATCGCCCGCGCGGTCGCCCAGCAGTTCTTCACCGCCGGCGCGAACCTGGTGCTCGGCGACCTCGACGGTGCGGCCCTCGACGAGTTCGCGCAGGAACTGGACCCGACAGGCGCCCGCACCGCCACCTTCGTGCTCGACGCGGCTTCTTCGGCCAGCAACGACGAATTCGTGCAGCTCGCGGTCGAGCGGTTCGGCGGCATCGACCACCTGGTGCCCGCCGCCGGGATCTACCCCGAACAGGCCGTCGCCGAGATGACCGACGAGCAGTGGCACCGCGTCGTGTCGATCAACCTCGACGGGGTGTTCTTCCTGGTCCGCGCGACGCTGCCGCACCTGAACCGAGGCGGCTCGATCGTGCCCATCGCCTCGGTCGCCGGGCACCGCGGCAGCGCCCGGCACGCCCACTACGCCGCCACCAAGGGCGCGCTGCTGTCCTTCTCCCGCAGCCTGGCCTGGGAACTGGGCGACCACGCGCGGATCAACGTGGTTTCGCCCGGAATCATCAGAACACCGATGACCGACGACCTCGTCGCCGTCAAGGGCGCTGATCTGCTCTCGGCCACGCCGATGGGGCGACTCGGCGATCCCGGCGAGGTCGCCTCCGTGGTGTCCTTCCTCTGCAGTTCCGCGGCCGCTTTCGTGCAGGGCGAGGTCATCCACGTCAACGGCGGCCTGCACATGGCCTGA
- a CDS encoding VOC family protein, with amino-acid sequence MSGSRGLPGLTGVEHVGFTVPDLEEATRFFVEVIGCELVYSLGPFRSDGDWMAEHLAVHPRTVMRELRFFRCANGPNFEIFEFDAPDQRTAQPRNSDVGGHHLAFYVTDLDAAIAHLRRHGVRVLGEPTASSGPSSGQRWVYFLTPWGMQLELVSFPDGKAYEEGAPVRLWQPQRDQTG; translated from the coding sequence ATGTCCGGATCGCGTGGGCTGCCCGGCCTGACCGGCGTCGAGCACGTGGGATTCACGGTGCCCGACCTGGAAGAGGCCACCAGGTTCTTCGTGGAGGTGATCGGCTGCGAGCTGGTGTACTCCCTGGGCCCGTTCCGCTCCGACGGCGACTGGATGGCCGAGCACCTGGCCGTGCACCCCCGCACGGTGATGCGGGAACTGCGGTTCTTCCGGTGCGCGAACGGACCGAACTTCGAGATCTTCGAGTTCGACGCGCCCGACCAGCGCACCGCCCAGCCCCGCAACAGCGACGTCGGCGGGCACCACCTGGCCTTCTACGTCACCGATCTCGACGCTGCCATCGCGCACCTGCGCCGCCACGGTGTCCGCGTGCTCGGCGAGCCCACGGCCAGCTCCGGCCCGAGCTCCGGGCAGCGCTGGGTGTACTTCCTGACGCCGTGGGGGATGCAGCTGGAACTGGTGTCCTTCCCGGACGGCAAGGCATACGAGGAAGGGGCACCGGTCCGGCTGTGGCAACCTCAGCGGGACCAAACCGGCTGA
- a CDS encoding MaoC/PaaZ C-terminal domain-containing protein — protein sequence MTAASWRGVELGSRTVDYTERDAILYALAVGATAQDLDLVFEERLRVLPTFALTLAQWAPDALGSRGAFDTSTAVHGAQRLEVLRPLPGSGSLTMMATVSEVWDKGSAALFEVAVESDCFVATWTLFAPGCGGFGGQRGPTSPKSPQTTPDHRLTVATAPNQAALYRLLGDRHHMHIDPAAARAAGQPKPFLHGLCTLAATTLALAQQYRAHPADLRRLEARFAGPVFPGDQLSVSCWRTGAIAFSAEVEQRPVLTGGEVEFG from the coding sequence GTGACGGCGGCGAGCTGGCGGGGAGTCGAACTGGGCAGCCGCACCGTCGACTACACCGAGCGCGACGCGATCCTCTACGCGCTGGCGGTGGGTGCCACCGCGCAGGACCTGGACCTGGTCTTCGAAGAGCGCCTGCGGGTCCTGCCGACGTTCGCGCTGACCCTCGCCCAGTGGGCACCGGACGCGCTGGGATCCAGGGGCGCGTTCGACACCAGCACAGCGGTGCACGGCGCCCAGCGACTCGAAGTGCTGCGCCCGCTGCCCGGATCCGGCTCCCTGACGATGATGGCCACCGTGTCGGAGGTGTGGGACAAGGGCTCGGCGGCTCTCTTCGAAGTGGCAGTGGAGAGCGACTGCTTCGTGGCCACCTGGACACTGTTCGCCCCCGGCTGCGGTGGGTTCGGCGGCCAGCGCGGCCCCACGAGTCCGAAGTCGCCGCAGACCACGCCGGACCACCGGCTGACGGTCGCCACCGCGCCGAACCAGGCGGCGCTCTACCGGCTGCTGGGCGATCGCCACCACATGCACATCGACCCGGCAGCGGCCCGGGCGGCCGGACAACCGAAACCGTTCCTGCACGGCCTGTGCACCCTGGCCGCCACAACGCTGGCGTTGGCCCAGCAGTACCGCGCTCACCCGGCCGACCTGCGCAGGCTGGAAGCCCGCTTCGCCGGCCCGGTCTTCCCGGGCGATCAGCTGTCGGTGAGCTGCTGGCGAACCGGTGCGATCGCCTTCAGCGCCGAGGTCGAGCAGCGCCCCGTCCTCACCGGAGGCGAAGTCGAGTTCGGCTGA
- a CDS encoding SDR family NAD(P)-dependent oxidoreductase yields the protein MTSDGITCPDLRGKSVAVTGGARGLGLAMVEAFARNGCHVLLVDVDAAELERVQEHLSAECPQQTVSVAAVSVAEAEAVADALADFAERTGSLDVLVNNAGISANVPSLDLDVDRWRRVIDVNLTGVFVCAQAAGRIMRTQGAGVVLNISSMYGVVSAAERASYCASKAAVASLTKVLAVEWAAHGIRVNAIGPGYVETDLLSSLAEQGRLDLDVLRRRTPSGRLGSTGDIAQLALFLSSAASANITGQVVVSDGGWTADGFGVA from the coding sequence ATGACATCCGACGGAATCACCTGCCCGGATCTCCGCGGCAAGTCGGTGGCGGTCACCGGCGGTGCGCGCGGCCTGGGACTGGCGATGGTGGAGGCGTTCGCGCGCAACGGGTGCCACGTGCTGCTCGTCGACGTGGACGCAGCCGAGCTGGAGCGCGTCCAGGAGCACCTTTCCGCCGAGTGTCCACAGCAGACTGTCTCGGTGGCGGCAGTATCGGTTGCCGAGGCCGAGGCGGTGGCGGATGCGCTCGCCGATTTCGCCGAGCGCACCGGGAGTCTCGACGTGCTGGTGAACAACGCCGGGATTTCCGCCAACGTGCCGTCGCTCGATCTCGACGTGGACCGGTGGCGACGCGTGATCGACGTCAACCTCACGGGCGTGTTCGTCTGCGCCCAAGCTGCCGGGCGGATCATGCGGACTCAAGGGGCCGGAGTGGTCCTGAACATCTCGTCGATGTACGGCGTGGTGTCGGCCGCGGAACGGGCGTCCTACTGCGCTTCGAAGGCCGCGGTGGCGTCGCTGACGAAGGTGCTGGCCGTCGAGTGGGCGGCACACGGCATCCGCGTCAACGCGATCGGCCCCGGCTATGTCGAGACCGATCTGCTGTCCTCGCTGGCCGAGCAGGGGCGGCTGGATCTGGACGTCCTGCGCCGCCGAACGCCGAGCGGTCGTCTCGGCAGCACCGGCGACATCGCGCAGCTCGCGCTGTTCCTCAGCTCCGCCGCGTCGGCCAACATCACCGGCCAGGTGGTGGTCAGTGACGGCGGCTGGACGGCGGACGGCTTCGGTGTCGCCTGA
- a CDS encoding acyl-CoA dehydrogenase family protein codes for MDLRETPEQQRLRQELRAYFAGLLPSDERRRAGEEGVGGSRFREVVKMLGRDGWLGIGWPREYGGQGRSAEEQYVFFDEVQRAGLPFPFVTVNTVGPTLMEHGTEEQKQAYLPGILSGDIVFAIGYTEPDAGTDLASLTTRAVRDGDEFVVNGQKIFTSGANTADHIWLAARTDPEAPKHRGISILIVPTDAEGFSWSPIQTVGGLSVTATYYSDVRVPLDHVVGEVDGGWRLITAQLNHERIGLAALGGRTIQLWEQVLAWARDSGVLEKPWVRTEMARAFAKLEAMRLMNWKMTTAVAEGALTGATAGAAKVYGTETHIDVQRTLTQVLGAAGRIRPESLEAVLGGQVEQLSRQSVVNTFGGGVNEVLRDMIATQGLGLPRGKRGA; via the coding sequence ATGGACTTGCGCGAGACGCCCGAGCAGCAGCGGCTCCGGCAGGAGCTGCGCGCCTACTTCGCCGGGCTGCTCCCGTCGGACGAACGCCGGCGGGCGGGGGAGGAGGGCGTCGGCGGCTCTCGGTTCCGGGAGGTCGTCAAGATGCTCGGTCGCGACGGCTGGCTGGGCATCGGCTGGCCGCGCGAGTACGGCGGGCAGGGCCGGTCGGCCGAGGAGCAGTACGTGTTCTTCGACGAGGTGCAGCGCGCCGGGCTGCCGTTCCCGTTCGTCACGGTGAACACCGTCGGCCCCACCCTCATGGAGCACGGCACGGAGGAGCAGAAGCAGGCTTACCTGCCCGGAATCCTCAGCGGTGACATCGTCTTCGCCATCGGCTACACCGAACCCGACGCGGGCACCGACCTCGCCTCGCTCACGACCAGGGCGGTGCGCGACGGCGACGAGTTCGTGGTGAACGGGCAGAAGATCTTCACCTCGGGCGCGAACACCGCCGACCACATCTGGCTAGCGGCTCGCACGGACCCGGAAGCACCCAAGCACCGAGGCATCTCGATCCTGATCGTGCCCACCGACGCCGAAGGGTTCTCCTGGAGCCCGATCCAGACCGTCGGCGGCCTCTCCGTCACGGCCACCTACTACAGCGATGTCCGCGTACCGCTCGACCACGTCGTCGGCGAGGTCGACGGCGGCTGGCGCCTGATCACCGCCCAGCTCAACCACGAGCGGATCGGCCTGGCGGCGCTCGGCGGTCGCACGATCCAGCTCTGGGAACAGGTGCTGGCCTGGGCCAGGGACAGCGGGGTCCTCGAAAAGCCGTGGGTGCGAACCGAAATGGCCCGCGCCTTCGCGAAGCTGGAGGCGATGCGGCTGATGAACTGGAAGATGACCACGGCGGTCGCGGAGGGAGCGCTGACCGGTGCGACGGCGGGCGCGGCGAAGGTGTACGGGACCGAGACCCACATCGACGTGCAGCGCACCCTGACGCAGGTGCTCGGAGCAGCCGGGCGGATCCGGCCGGAATCCCTGGAAGCCGTGCTCGGCGGGCAGGTCGAGCAGCTCTCCCGGCAGAGCGTGGTCAACACCTTCGGCGGGGGCGTCAACGAAGTCCTGCGCGACATGATCGCCACCCAGGGCTTGGGCCTGCCGCGGGGGAAGAGGGGCGCATGA
- a CDS encoding acyl-CoA dehydrogenase family protein — MDFHLGEELAAVRDLARDIFTDQATTDRIREVEASPTGVDEHLWAELAKAGLVDIALPEDCGGAGLGLAGLCVLLEEQGRAVAPVPLWSAGVAALTLAEHSVLAEGRTALALEEFAPAEPDAPTCTATLENGSWLLSGTKAVVPSPQGAAAVLVSATSGDGPGLFLVDADGLRWEPVETTARGRSAHLHLDRAAARPIGGAEGFRRTLRRATVALSAVQTGVMKGALALAAGYLAERHQFGRPLATFQAVRHQLADCYIDVEAVEVTLWQAITSLADDAPDADRAVLVAKWWADQAGLDVVHRTQHVHGGIGVDIDYPAHRYFLWGKEIAGTFGGAAAALADLGAHLAAAEVTS; from the coding sequence ATGGACTTCCACCTCGGCGAGGAGCTCGCCGCGGTCCGGGACCTGGCCCGCGACATCTTCACCGACCAGGCCACCACCGACCGGATCCGGGAGGTGGAGGCCTCGCCGACGGGAGTGGACGAGCACCTCTGGGCGGAGCTGGCCAAGGCGGGGCTGGTGGACATCGCATTGCCCGAGGATTGCGGCGGAGCGGGACTCGGCCTCGCGGGCCTGTGCGTGTTGCTGGAGGAGCAGGGCCGGGCCGTCGCGCCCGTTCCGCTGTGGTCGGCGGGCGTGGCAGCACTGACCCTCGCCGAGCACAGCGTCCTCGCCGAGGGACGGACCGCCCTGGCGCTGGAGGAATTCGCGCCAGCTGAACCGGATGCGCCGACCTGCACCGCGACGCTGGAGAACGGCTCATGGTTGCTCTCGGGAACCAAGGCGGTCGTCCCATCACCGCAGGGTGCAGCCGCGGTCCTCGTCTCCGCGACTTCCGGCGATGGCCCCGGGCTCTTCCTGGTGGATGCCGACGGGCTGCGCTGGGAACCCGTCGAGACCACGGCCAGAGGCCGCAGCGCGCACCTCCACCTCGACCGCGCCGCCGCACGCCCGATCGGAGGCGCCGAGGGGTTCCGCCGGACCCTGCGCCGCGCGACCGTCGCTCTGTCGGCGGTCCAAACCGGCGTCATGAAAGGCGCTTTGGCGCTCGCGGCCGGATACCTCGCTGAGCGCCACCAGTTCGGTCGGCCGCTGGCCACCTTCCAAGCGGTCCGGCACCAGCTCGCCGACTGCTACATCGACGTCGAAGCCGTGGAGGTGACGCTGTGGCAGGCGATCACCTCGCTCGCCGACGACGCACCCGACGCCGACCGCGCGGTGCTGGTGGCCAAGTGGTGGGCCGACCAGGCGGGGCTGGACGTCGTGCACCGCACCCAGCACGTGCACGGCGGCATCGGCGTCGACATCGACTACCCGGCGCACCGGTACTTCCTGTGGGGCAAGGAGATCGCGGGCACCTTCGGCGGAGCCGCCGCGGCGCTCGCAGACCTCGGCGCGCACCTGGCGGCCGCGGAGGTGACTTCGTGA
- a CDS encoding SDR family oxidoreductase, with protein MAVQLDMAGRVVLVTGGTKGIGRAIAAAFVAAGAQVVTCARSEVDEPAPGTSHLRCDVRDADSVRTMMDGLLAQRGRIDVAVNNAGGAPYALAAEASPRFHDKILGLNLAGPLQVAQAANAAMQRQDSGGAIVNISSVSALRPSPGTAAYGAAKAGLDSLTRSLAVEWAPKVRVNAINVGLCRTELTGDHYGGDEGVEAIERTIPLGRMARPEEIANVALFLASDLASYVSGAAVECHGGGEPPAFLFATPNG; from the coding sequence ATGGCGGTTCAACTGGACATGGCGGGACGGGTCGTCCTGGTCACCGGGGGCACCAAGGGCATCGGCCGCGCCATCGCCGCGGCGTTCGTGGCGGCAGGTGCCCAGGTGGTCACGTGCGCCCGGTCCGAAGTGGACGAACCAGCGCCGGGCACCTCGCACCTGCGCTGCGACGTGCGGGACGCGGATTCGGTCCGCACGATGATGGACGGCCTGCTCGCCCAGCGCGGCCGCATCGACGTGGCGGTGAACAACGCCGGGGGAGCACCGTACGCGCTGGCGGCCGAGGCGTCCCCGCGCTTCCACGACAAGATCCTCGGCCTCAACCTCGCCGGACCGCTGCAGGTGGCCCAAGCCGCCAACGCCGCGATGCAGCGGCAGGACAGCGGCGGCGCGATCGTGAACATCTCCTCCGTCAGCGCCCTCCGCCCCTCGCCCGGCACGGCGGCCTACGGCGCGGCGAAAGCGGGCCTCGACTCCCTGACCCGCTCCCTGGCGGTGGAATGGGCCCCGAAAGTCCGGGTGAACGCGATCAACGTGGGCCTGTGCCGAACGGAGCTGACCGGAGACCACTACGGCGGGGACGAAGGCGTCGAAGCTATCGAGCGCACGATCCCCCTGGGCCGCATGGCTCGCCCGGAGGAGATCGCCAACGTCGCCCTCTTCCTGGCCTCCGACCTGGCCTCCTACGTCAGCGGAGCGGCGGTCGAATGCCACGGAGGCGGCGAACCCCCAGCGTTCCTCTTCGCGACCCCGAACGGCTGA
- a CDS encoding MaoC family dehydratase has translation MTTFDEVNIGDALPRLEIPLTRTLIVATAIASRDFQDVHHDPALAVERGSEDVFMNILTTNGLVDRFVTSWAGPASVVKAIRIRLGAPNHPGDTMVLTGEVTGKDADRGCVRIAVTGENSRGAHVTGTVDVHLPAEEEPA, from the coding sequence GTGACCACGTTCGACGAGGTGAACATCGGCGATGCACTGCCGAGGCTGGAAATCCCGCTGACCCGCACGCTGATCGTGGCCACCGCCATCGCGAGCCGGGACTTCCAGGATGTGCACCACGACCCGGCGCTGGCGGTCGAGCGCGGTTCCGAGGACGTGTTCATGAACATCCTGACCACCAACGGCCTCGTGGACCGGTTCGTCACCTCGTGGGCGGGCCCGGCCTCGGTGGTCAAGGCCATCCGCATCCGGCTCGGCGCCCCCAACCACCCCGGCGACACCATGGTGCTGACCGGCGAGGTGACCGGCAAGGACGCCGATCGCGGCTGCGTCCGCATCGCGGTCACTGGCGAGAACAGCCGCGGTGCGCACGTCACCGGCACGGTCGACGTCCACCTTCCGGCCGAGGAGGAGCCCGCATGA
- a CDS encoding bifunctional MaoC family dehydratase N-terminal/OB-fold nucleic acid binding domain-containing protein, whose translation MSEYYEQALQSYVGRVLVPARAGQDPVNVPMIRHWVEAMGDPNPVYLSAGAARATGRDGIVAPASMMQAWTMRGYAASTAPSTRTAFDELVELLAEGGYTSVVATDSEFEFVRELVPGDEVSTEEVVESISAEKHTGLGPGRFVTTVRTYRDAGGAVVAVQKWRTLRFRPAQKRALRPRPAVNQDNAFWFEAAMEKRLVIQRCRSCEELRHPPGPCCPHCRSFEWDAVEASGRATVHSYVIAHHPPHPAFDYPLLIALVELAEGTRLITNLVGIAPDEVAIGMPVRLEWLEADPQLVLPVFRPES comes from the coding sequence ATGAGCGAGTACTACGAACAAGCTCTGCAGTCCTACGTCGGGCGCGTGCTGGTCCCGGCCAGGGCGGGGCAGGACCCGGTCAATGTGCCGATGATCCGCCACTGGGTCGAGGCGATGGGCGATCCCAACCCGGTCTACCTCTCGGCTGGTGCCGCGCGGGCCACGGGCCGCGATGGGATCGTCGCCCCGGCATCGATGATGCAGGCGTGGACCATGCGGGGCTATGCCGCCAGCACCGCGCCGAGCACCCGCACCGCCTTCGACGAGCTCGTGGAGCTGCTGGCCGAAGGTGGTTACACGTCGGTGGTGGCCACCGATTCGGAGTTCGAGTTCGTCCGCGAGCTGGTGCCCGGTGACGAGGTCAGCACCGAGGAGGTCGTGGAGTCGATCTCGGCGGAGAAGCACACCGGCCTCGGCCCGGGGCGGTTCGTGACCACGGTGCGCACCTACCGGGACGCCGGTGGCGCCGTCGTCGCGGTCCAGAAGTGGCGCACGCTGCGGTTCCGGCCGGCGCAGAAGCGGGCGTTGCGCCCGCGACCGGCGGTGAACCAGGACAACGCGTTCTGGTTCGAAGCCGCCATGGAGAAACGCCTGGTCATCCAGCGGTGCCGGTCCTGCGAGGAGCTGCGCCACCCGCCCGGGCCGTGCTGCCCGCACTGCCGGTCCTTCGAGTGGGACGCCGTGGAGGCATCGGGCCGCGCCACCGTCCACAGCTACGTGATCGCCCACCACCCGCCGCACCCGGCGTTCGACTACCCGCTGCTGATCGCGCTGGTCGAGCTGGCCGAGGGCACCAGGTTGATCACCAACCTGGTGGGCATCGCCCCGGACGAGGTCGCCATCGGCATGCCGGTCCGCCTGGAGTGGCTGGAAGCGGATCCGCAGCTGGTGCTGCCCGTGTTCCGCCCCGAGAGCTGA
- a CDS encoding GntR family transcriptional regulator, which translates to MSEKAAASGVASQRVAEHLRNMILSGELAPGARIRQEDVAARLGASRLPVREALRILAAEGLAVLKSNTGAWVSKLDLNECEGVYKIRERIEPLALAESIPNLTPEDIAHLERLQAEIEDNTDVDRFLRLDRELHLATYAGCHNRELTSMVHRFWNTTQHYRRAYARVIDSAGQQLINFEHRLIIEAVKRADTVDAERFLTGHIRRTRLELAKHPELFAEDEHD; encoded by the coding sequence GTGTCCGAGAAGGCAGCGGCGTCGGGAGTGGCCAGCCAGCGGGTCGCCGAACACCTGCGGAACATGATCCTCAGCGGGGAACTGGCGCCAGGTGCCCGGATCCGGCAGGAGGACGTGGCCGCCCGGCTCGGCGCCAGCCGGTTGCCGGTCCGCGAGGCGTTGCGGATCCTGGCCGCCGAAGGACTCGCGGTGCTCAAGTCCAACACCGGTGCTTGGGTGTCCAAGTTGGACCTCAACGAGTGCGAGGGGGTCTACAAGATCCGGGAGCGGATCGAACCGCTCGCGCTCGCCGAGAGCATCCCGAACCTCACGCCCGAAGACATCGCCCACCTGGAGCGGCTGCAAGCCGAGATCGAGGACAACACCGACGTCGACCGGTTCCTCCGGCTGGACCGCGAGCTGCACCTGGCCACCTACGCCGGATGCCACAACCGGGAGCTCACCTCGATGGTGCACCGCTTCTGGAACACCACCCAGCACTACCGGCGGGCCTACGCCCGGGTCATCGATTCGGCGGGGCAGCAGCTCATCAACTTCGAACACCGGCTCATCATCGAAGCGGTCAAGCGCGCCGACACCGTCGACGCCGAGCGCTTCCTCACCGGCCACATCCGGCGCACCCGCCTGGAACTGGCCAAACATCCCGAACTCTTCGCCGAGGACGAACATGACTGA
- a CDS encoding MFS transporter: MTKSAAPTAAADPRARRKLMAAGLIASSIEWYDFFIYATAAALVFGTLFFPGASPLVGVLLSFATFWAGFVARPIGGLIFGHLGDKVGRKRAVVICLMLMGSATFLIGLLPTAATIGVLAPIALVVLRFVQGIAVGGQWGGIVLLLTENADPKRRGFAGTFGQMGVPLGVILGNVVFLAVTAATSPEAFTSWGWRVPFLASAVLAPVVLYIQLKVEDGPVYRQLEEQRKANADAVPQAPLSEVLRNHKRPVLLGTGLLFATNAIFYACISGLLDYATRTLGVARTPLLLVSLVATGVMVFAILIGGALSDRFGRRPLILAGSGLIVLWAFPLFWLVDTASLPLIAIATTVGLIGSALTYGPLAAYLAELFAPQIRYSGASLAYQLGAILVSGGTPFLMTTLLAATGTSASVSLFLVVMGLVTFVSAWLLHETAGENLDAQAEPAKVA; the protein is encoded by the coding sequence ATGACGAAGAGCGCTGCACCGACCGCGGCGGCCGATCCGAGAGCTCGTCGCAAGCTCATGGCCGCCGGACTGATCGCCAGTTCGATCGAGTGGTACGACTTCTTCATCTACGCCACCGCGGCAGCGCTGGTGTTCGGCACGCTGTTCTTCCCCGGCGCTTCACCGCTGGTGGGCGTGCTGCTGTCCTTCGCGACGTTCTGGGCCGGGTTCGTCGCGCGTCCCATCGGTGGGCTGATCTTCGGTCACCTGGGCGACAAGGTGGGCCGCAAGCGCGCCGTCGTCATCTGCTTGATGCTGATGGGCTCGGCGACCTTCCTGATCGGCCTCCTGCCCACCGCCGCCACCATCGGGGTGCTGGCCCCGATCGCGCTGGTGGTGCTGCGCTTCGTCCAGGGCATCGCGGTCGGCGGCCAGTGGGGCGGGATCGTGCTGCTGCTGACGGAGAACGCCGACCCCAAGCGCCGCGGCTTCGCGGGCACGTTCGGGCAGATGGGCGTACCGCTGGGCGTGATCCTCGGCAACGTGGTGTTCCTGGCGGTCACCGCCGCCACCAGCCCCGAGGCGTTCACCTCGTGGGGCTGGCGGGTTCCGTTCCTGGCCAGCGCGGTGCTGGCGCCGGTGGTGCTCTACATCCAGCTCAAGGTCGAAGACGGTCCCGTCTACCGGCAGCTCGAGGAGCAGCGCAAGGCCAACGCGGATGCGGTCCCGCAGGCACCGCTGTCGGAGGTGCTGCGCAACCACAAGCGGCCCGTTCTGCTGGGCACCGGTCTCCTCTTCGCCACCAACGCCATCTTCTACGCATGCATCTCAGGACTGCTGGACTACGCGACCCGAACCCTCGGTGTGGCGCGGACGCCGCTGCTGCTGGTGTCGCTGGTGGCGACCGGGGTGATGGTGTTCGCGATCCTGATCGGCGGTGCGCTGTCCGACCGGTTCGGCCGCCGACCGCTGATCCTGGCCGGTTCCGGGTTGATCGTGCTCTGGGCGTTCCCGCTGTTCTGGTTGGTGGACACCGCTTCGCTGCCGCTGATCGCGATCGCCACCACGGTGGGCCTGATCGGTTCCGCCCTGACGTACGGTCCGCTGGCCGCCTACCTCGCGGAGCTGTTCGCGCCGCAGATCCGCTACTCCGGTGCGTCGCTGGCCTACCAGCTGGGGGCGATCCTGGTCAGCGGCGGCACCCCGTTCCTGATGACGACGCTGCTCGCCGCCACCGGCACCTCGGCCTCGGTTTCCCTGTTCCTGGTCGTGATGGGCCTGGTGACGTTCGTGTCCGCATGGCTGCTGCACGAAACCGCCGGCGAGAACCTCGACGCGCAGGCCGAGCCGGCCAAGGTCGCCTGA
- a CDS encoding lipid-transfer protein, translating to MTGVLSRSVAIAGIGATEFSKRSGRSELRLAVEAVLAAVSDAGLEPSDVDGMVTYTAESSSDIHVARNAGIGELTYFSRVGHGGGAACGTVAHAAAAIATGLASVVVCWRAFNERSGERYGLGQADRPVDLSADRAAYSWMTPFGLSTPAQWVAMFARRYMHDFGATSEDFGRVAVLDRKHAATNPAAWFHQRPITLAEHQESRWIAEPLHLLDCCQETDGGQALVLVSAERARDLPHVPVQVLAAAQGSGADQHMMTSYYRSSISGIPELGLVGEQLWAQSGLRPGDVQAAILYDHFTPLVLPQLEELGFCARGEAKDFIRDGQLELDGLLPANTHGGQLGEAYLHGMNGIAEAVRLVRGTSVNQPPDVRNVVVTAGTGVPTSGLILGASE from the coding sequence ATGACCGGCGTCCTGTCCCGCTCGGTGGCGATCGCAGGCATCGGCGCGACCGAGTTCTCCAAGCGCTCCGGCCGCAGCGAACTGCGCCTGGCCGTCGAGGCGGTGCTGGCGGCGGTGTCCGACGCAGGGCTCGAACCGTCCGATGTGGACGGGATGGTCACCTACACCGCGGAGTCCAGCTCCGACATCCACGTCGCCCGCAACGCGGGAATCGGCGAGCTCACCTACTTCTCCCGCGTCGGTCACGGCGGCGGTGCGGCGTGCGGCACGGTGGCACATGCGGCGGCCGCCATCGCCACCGGCCTGGCCTCGGTGGTGGTCTGCTGGCGCGCGTTCAACGAGCGGTCGGGCGAGCGCTACGGGCTCGGGCAGGCCGACCGCCCGGTCGACCTCAGCGCCGATCGCGCCGCCTACTCGTGGATGACGCCGTTCGGCCTGAGCACGCCCGCGCAGTGGGTGGCCATGTTCGCCCGCCGCTACATGCACGACTTCGGTGCCACGTCGGAGGACTTCGGCCGGGTCGCGGTGCTGGACCGCAAGCACGCCGCCACCAACCCGGCGGCGTGGTTCCACCAGCGCCCGATCACCCTGGCCGAGCACCAGGAATCGCGGTGGATCGCCGAGCCGCTGCACCTGCTGGACTGCTGCCAGGAGACCGACGGCGGGCAGGCGCTTGTGCTGGTCTCGGCGGAGCGCGCCCGCGACCTGCCGCACGTCCCGGTGCAGGTGCTCGCCGCGGCGCAGGGCTCGGGCGCCGACCAGCACATGATGACCAGCTACTACCGCTCGTCGATCTCCGGCATCCCCGAGCTGGGGCTGGTCGGCGAGCAGCTGTGGGCCCAGAGCGGGCTGCGCCCGGGCGATGTCCAGGCCGCGATCCTCTACGACCACTTCACCCCGCTGGTCCTGCCGCAGCTGGAGGAACTGGGCTTCTGCGCCCGCGGCGAGGCCAAGGACTTCATCCGCGACGGCCAGCTCGAACTGGACGGCCTGCTGCCCGCCAACACCCACGGCGGTCAGCTCGGCGAGGCGTACCTGCACGGGATGAACGGCATCGCCGAGGCGGTCCGGCTGGTGCGCGGAACCTCGGTCAACCAGCCGCCGGACGTGCGCAACGTGGTGGTCACGGCGGGCACCGGCGTGCCGACCAGCGGCCTGATCCTGGGTGCGTCCGAGTGA